A genomic window from Streptomyces sp. NBC_00234 includes:
- a CDS encoding DNA-binding protein NsdB, which yields MSGEPNTRLNDLFGLAGWSKGELARMVNRQAAAMGHLQLATDTSRVRRWIDMGESPRDPVPEVLAALFTERLGRVVTIEDLGFGRRGRVGKRRDAGTEKNPDGLPWAPERTAAVLTEFTGMDLMLNRRGLVGAGAALAAGSAITGAMYDWLHTDPALAADAPRLNDPMYADNAGYDRYEAAPIGSEEIEALERSVEVFRAWDASRGGGLQRKAVVGQLNEVGGMLAYRHPDHLQRRLWGVAANLAVLAGWMSHDVGLEPTAQKYFVIAAHAAREGGDRPRAGEALSRAARQMVHLGRPDDALDLMKLAKSGSGDETLPRTRAMLHTIEAWAQASMGRGQAMRRTLGEAEELFVSDKGDVPPPSWMQMFDEADMHGMQALAFRTLAEHDPSAATTAQRHAKQALDLRINGRQRSKIFDYISLASACFIANDPEQADRYARLALVSMGETSSHRTWDRLREMYRLTGQFAGYAKIEDLREEIELALPQSTLKKSRGSQI from the coding sequence GTGAGCGGAGAACCCAACACCCGCCTGAACGACCTGTTCGGCCTGGCCGGATGGTCCAAGGGCGAACTCGCGAGAATGGTGAACCGACAGGCGGCGGCCATGGGCCACCTCCAACTGGCGACCGATACCTCGCGGGTCAGGCGTTGGATCGACATGGGGGAGTCCCCACGCGATCCGGTGCCCGAAGTGCTGGCTGCCCTGTTCACCGAGCGACTCGGCCGTGTCGTGACCATCGAGGACCTCGGGTTCGGCCGGCGCGGGCGTGTGGGGAAACGGCGGGACGCCGGGACGGAGAAGAATCCCGACGGCCTTCCGTGGGCGCCCGAACGGACGGCAGCGGTCCTCACCGAATTCACGGGAATGGACCTCATGCTCAACCGACGCGGCTTGGTGGGCGCGGGCGCCGCGCTCGCCGCTGGCTCAGCCATCACCGGCGCCATGTACGACTGGCTGCACACCGACCCCGCTCTGGCGGCCGACGCACCACGGCTCAACGATCCGATGTACGCCGACAACGCCGGTTACGACCGGTACGAGGCGGCGCCCATCGGCTCCGAGGAGATCGAGGCTCTCGAGCGCTCGGTCGAGGTGTTCCGTGCCTGGGACGCGTCCCGGGGCGGCGGCCTCCAGCGCAAGGCGGTCGTGGGTCAGCTCAACGAAGTGGGCGGCATGCTCGCCTACCGCCACCCCGACCATCTCCAGCGCCGCCTGTGGGGCGTCGCTGCCAATCTCGCCGTCCTCGCGGGCTGGATGTCCCACGACGTCGGCCTCGAACCCACCGCCCAGAAGTACTTCGTCATCGCCGCCCACGCGGCGCGCGAGGGCGGTGACCGTCCTCGCGCGGGCGAGGCGCTGTCCAGGGCGGCACGCCAGATGGTGCACCTGGGCCGCCCCGACGACGCCCTGGACCTGATGAAGCTCGCCAAGTCGGGTTCCGGCGACGAGACACTCCCGCGTACCAGGGCCATGCTCCACACCATCGAGGCGTGGGCCCAGGCTTCCATGGGCCGCGGCCAGGCCATGCGGCGCACCCTCGGAGAGGCGGAGGAGCTCTTCGTCTCGGACAAGGGGGACGTCCCGCCGCCCAGTTGGATGCAGATGTTCGACGAGGCGGACATGCACGGGATGCAGGCACTCGCGTTCCGCACGCTCGCCGAGCACGATCCGTCGGCAGCGACCACCGCGCAGCGCCATGCCAAGCAGGCGCTGGACCTCCGCATCAACGGCCGTCAGCGGTCCAAGATCTTCGACTACATCTCGCTCGCCTCGGCCTGCTTCATCGCCAACGACCCCGAGCAGGCCGACCGGTACGCACGGCTCGCCCTGGTGTCGATGGGGGAGACCTCCTCGCACCGCACCTGGGACAGGCTGCGCGAGATGTACCGGCTCACCGGCCAGTTCGCGGGGTACGCGAAGATCGAGGATCTGCGCGAGGAGATCGAGCTGGCCCTGCCCCAGAGCACGCTCAAGAAGTCCAGGGGCAGTCAGATCTGA
- a CDS encoding sugar phosphate isomerase/epimerase family protein, whose protein sequence is MSSALLPLGANPWIWHSPVTYEALGDVLPRLSGWGFDCVEIPLENVRDWEPSAVTKLLGASGLAPAAVIAVMPPERNLVHTDPRTVQVTQDYLRHCVDAAHDLGAPTVAGPVYTAVGRTWRMNRAERAAAYEELRENLAPVVAHARDAGVRIAVEPLNRYETSLLNTVGQTLDALAGLPEDVIGIALDTYHQNIEERSLPDAVHRAAGRIVHVQVCANDRGTPGADSLDWPGFLAALLGAGYRGPLCIESFTAHNDAIAVAASVWRPLAASQDTIATDGLAFLRRALPTTP, encoded by the coding sequence GTGAGTTCCGCCTTACTGCCGCTCGGGGCCAACCCGTGGATCTGGCACTCCCCGGTGACGTACGAAGCACTCGGTGACGTCCTGCCGCGCCTGTCGGGTTGGGGCTTCGACTGTGTCGAGATCCCGCTGGAGAACGTGCGGGACTGGGAGCCCTCGGCCGTGACGAAACTCCTCGGCGCCTCCGGCCTCGCGCCCGCCGCGGTGATCGCGGTGATGCCACCGGAGCGCAATCTCGTCCACACCGATCCGCGGACCGTCCAGGTCACCCAGGACTACCTCCGGCACTGCGTGGACGCAGCCCACGACCTCGGGGCACCGACCGTCGCCGGCCCCGTGTACACGGCGGTCGGTCGCACCTGGCGGATGAACCGGGCCGAACGCGCCGCGGCGTACGAGGAGTTGCGGGAGAACCTCGCCCCCGTCGTCGCGCACGCACGGGACGCGGGCGTACGCATCGCGGTGGAACCCCTCAACCGGTACGAGACGAGCCTCCTCAACACGGTCGGCCAGACGCTCGACGCGCTGGCCGGACTGCCGGAGGACGTCATCGGGATCGCACTCGACACCTATCACCAGAACATCGAGGAGCGCTCCCTGCCCGACGCCGTCCACCGCGCGGCGGGCCGCATCGTCCACGTCCAGGTCTGCGCGAACGACCGCGGCACCCCGGGCGCCGACAGCCTCGACTGGCCCGGCTTCCTCGCCGCGCTCCTGGGGGCGGGCTACCGGGGCCCGCTCTGTATCGAGTCCTTCACCGCGCACAACGACGCGATCGCGGTCGCCGCTTCCGTCTGGCGCCCGCTCGCCGCGAGCCAGGACACCATCGCCACCGACGGTCTGGCCTTTCTGCGCCGGGCCCTGCCGACCACCCCCTGA
- a CDS encoding tetratricopeptide repeat protein: MSDHNKDELLAEAVRLRVEGDPEQARERLLALTAAFPDAADVAYQTAWVHDVLGLESEAVPYYARSLQLPGLTEEERRGALLGLGSTYRVLGRYGQAVETLRRGVSEFPDDGAMRSFLAMALYNVDEHHEAMRILLRVVASTSTDPHVERYRPAIEHYASDLDATM, translated from the coding sequence ATGAGTGATCACAACAAGGACGAACTGCTGGCCGAGGCCGTGCGGCTGCGGGTGGAGGGCGACCCCGAACAGGCCAGGGAGCGTCTTCTCGCGCTCACCGCCGCCTTCCCCGACGCGGCCGACGTGGCCTATCAGACCGCGTGGGTCCACGACGTGCTGGGGCTGGAGTCCGAGGCTGTTCCGTACTACGCCCGGAGCCTCCAGCTTCCCGGTCTCACCGAGGAGGAACGCCGGGGTGCGCTCCTCGGCCTCGGCAGCACCTACCGCGTGCTCGGCCGGTACGGACAGGCCGTCGAGACACTCCGACGGGGAGTGTCGGAGTTCCCGGACGACGGGGCGATGCGCAGTTTCCTCGCCATGGCGCTCTACAACGTCGACGAGCACCATGAGGCGATGCGGATTCTGTTGCGGGTGGTGGCTTCGACGAGCACCGACCCGCATGTGGAGCGCTACCGGCCGGCCATCGAGCACTACGCGTCGGACCTCGACGCGACCATGTGA
- a CDS encoding ThuA domain-containing protein, translating to MVIALASALLLALTALPATAATTANAPAFRVLLFTRAVGYVHSSIPAGIQMFKEEAAENDFELVETADPTVFDDAKLAGFDAIVMLQNSGMVWDTDAQREAMQTYVRGGGGIVALHNTLDMGVEEQFPWWDEVINGGAHMPAHSPGVLKGTAKVADRVHPSTAGLPERWERPEEWYNFDANPRGDVHVLVTADETTYNPGGSAMGADHPISWCRNTEGGKVWATAMGHDTPSYSEPAFRDHVIGGLRWAADNQPGDCGGTVWNGYEKVTLDDNTADPMELDVAKDGRVFYIQRSGEVNIFDPATHATTTAGKLDVYSGGEDGLVGMELDPAFKDNHWIYLYYAPAGATEDVNRLSRFTVKGNTLDPASEKKLLDVPAYRDRTFPEPGHTGGAVEFGPDRTLYLGVGDDTPPNLDPNWQGYAPLDWREGKEMLDAARTSGNTNDLRGKILRIKPKDSGGYTIPKGNLFERGTPKTRPEIYAMGFRNPFRFTVDPKTGYVHASDYGPDRGLPTTDRGPEGLVEYNVIKKAGNFGWPFCHGNNQAYAPYDPDTKVVGAKFDCAKPVNPSPNNTGLTELPAIQQPEIWYGYGASTEFPEVGSGGSAPMSGPVYHYDPKNPSTTKFPAYFEGASFFYEWSRNYVKEVRFDKDEKLLKINDFLSSQKFNKPMDMTFGPDGSLYVLEWGSSFGGGNNDSGLYRIDYAQGQRIPVAKATASATDGPVPLSVDFSSRGSSDPDGDSLSYAWDFDGDGTYDSTEADASHTYTTKGDFTAQLKVTDSSGKSGYANIPVTAGNTAPKVTIDFPVSGKLIEFGDKIPYKVTVTDPEDGPVDCTKVTVNPALGHDDHEHPTTDIPGCEGTVDTGDLGGHPEGADLTYVLNAKYTDKGGDGVSALTGYGRSVLQPKHKQAEYHDAQSGTRIVSQAGAENGKRIGDVSDGDWVAFDPMSLEGIATVGYTLSSPYGVGAIELRADAPDGDLLATTPVPNTGGWDTYQATTAVPVKELAGTHKLYVVFTSPQNNSFDVDAVDFRSP from the coding sequence ATGGTCATCGCGTTAGCGAGCGCACTGCTCCTCGCGCTGACCGCACTGCCCGCCACCGCCGCCACCACGGCCAACGCCCCCGCCTTCCGCGTCCTGCTCTTCACCCGCGCCGTCGGCTACGTGCACTCCTCCATCCCCGCCGGCATCCAGATGTTCAAGGAGGAAGCGGCCGAGAACGACTTCGAACTCGTCGAAACCGCCGACCCCACCGTCTTCGACGACGCCAAGCTCGCCGGCTTCGACGCCATCGTCATGCTCCAGAACTCCGGCATGGTCTGGGACACCGACGCCCAGCGCGAGGCCATGCAGACCTACGTACGCGGGGGAGGCGGCATCGTAGCCCTCCACAACACCCTCGACATGGGCGTGGAGGAGCAGTTCCCCTGGTGGGACGAGGTCATCAACGGCGGCGCCCACATGCCCGCCCACTCACCCGGCGTCCTCAAGGGAACCGCCAAGGTCGCCGACCGGGTCCACCCCTCCACCGCCGGTCTCCCCGAACGCTGGGAGCGCCCCGAGGAGTGGTACAACTTCGACGCCAACCCCCGCGGCGACGTCCACGTCCTCGTCACCGCCGACGAGACCACGTACAACCCCGGCGGCTCGGCGATGGGTGCGGACCACCCCATCTCCTGGTGCCGCAACACCGAGGGCGGCAAGGTCTGGGCCACCGCGATGGGCCACGACACCCCTTCGTACAGCGAACCCGCCTTCCGTGACCACGTCATCGGTGGTCTCCGGTGGGCCGCGGACAACCAGCCCGGCGACTGCGGCGGCACCGTCTGGAACGGCTACGAGAAGGTCACCCTCGACGACAACACCGCCGACCCGATGGAGCTCGACGTAGCCAAGGACGGCCGCGTCTTCTACATCCAGCGCAGCGGCGAAGTGAACATCTTCGACCCCGCCACCCACGCCACCACCACGGCGGGCAAGCTCGACGTCTACTCGGGCGGCGAGGACGGCCTCGTCGGCATGGAACTCGACCCGGCGTTCAAGGACAACCACTGGATCTACCTCTACTACGCCCCGGCCGGCGCCACCGAGGACGTCAACCGGCTCTCCCGCTTCACGGTCAAGGGCAACACCCTCGACCCGGCCAGCGAGAAGAAGCTCCTCGACGTCCCCGCCTACCGGGACCGCACCTTCCCCGAACCCGGACACACCGGCGGCGCCGTGGAGTTCGGCCCCGACCGCACCCTCTACCTCGGCGTCGGCGACGACACCCCGCCCAACCTCGACCCGAACTGGCAGGGCTACGCCCCGCTGGACTGGCGCGAGGGCAAGGAGATGCTCGACGCGGCACGCACCTCCGGCAACACCAACGACCTCCGGGGCAAGATCCTGCGCATCAAGCCCAAGGACTCCGGCGGCTACACCATCCCCAAGGGCAACCTCTTCGAGCGGGGCACCCCCAAGACCCGCCCCGAGATCTACGCGATGGGCTTCCGCAACCCCTTCCGCTTCACGGTCGACCCGAAGACCGGCTACGTCCACGCCTCCGACTACGGCCCCGACCGCGGACTGCCCACCACCGACCGGGGGCCCGAGGGACTCGTCGAGTACAACGTCATCAAGAAGGCCGGCAACTTCGGCTGGCCCTTCTGCCACGGCAACAACCAGGCGTACGCACCCTACGACCCGGACACCAAGGTCGTCGGCGCGAAGTTCGACTGCGCCAAGCCGGTCAACCCCTCGCCCAACAACACCGGCCTGACCGAACTCCCGGCGATCCAGCAGCCGGAGATCTGGTACGGCTACGGCGCGTCCACGGAGTTCCCCGAGGTCGGCAGCGGCGGATCGGCCCCGATGAGCGGCCCGGTCTACCACTACGACCCGAAGAACCCCTCCACCACGAAGTTCCCCGCCTACTTCGAGGGCGCGAGCTTCTTCTACGAGTGGTCGCGCAACTACGTCAAGGAAGTCCGCTTCGACAAGGACGAGAAGCTGCTCAAGATCAACGACTTCCTGTCCTCGCAGAAGTTCAACAAGCCCATGGACATGACCTTCGGCCCCGACGGCTCGCTCTACGTCCTGGAATGGGGCTCCTCCTTCGGCGGCGGCAACAACGACTCCGGCCTCTACCGCATCGACTACGCCCAGGGGCAGCGCATTCCCGTGGCCAAGGCCACCGCCTCGGCCACCGACGGCCCCGTCCCGCTGAGCGTCGACTTCTCCAGCCGGGGCAGCAGTGACCCCGACGGCGACTCGCTCAGCTACGCCTGGGACTTCGACGGCGACGGAACCTACGACTCGACGGAGGCCGACGCCAGTCACACCTACACCACCAAGGGGGACTTCACCGCCCAGCTGAAGGTCACCGACTCCAGCGGCAAGTCCGGCTACGCGAACATCCCCGTCACCGCGGGCAACACCGCGCCGAAGGTCACCATCGACTTCCCGGTCAGCGGCAAGCTCATCGAGTTCGGCGACAAGATCCCGTACAAGGTCACCGTCACCGACCCCGAGGACGGCCCCGTCGACTGCACCAAGGTCACCGTCAATCCGGCCCTCGGCCACGACGACCACGAACACCCCACCACCGACATCCCCGGCTGCGAGGGAACCGTGGACACCGGTGATCTGGGCGGCCACCCCGAGGGCGCCGACCTCACCTACGTACTCAACGCCAAGTACACCGACAAGGGCGGCGACGGCGTCTCCGCCCTCACCGGCTACGGGCGTTCGGTGCTCCAGCCGAAGCACAAGCAGGCCGAATACCACGACGCCCAGTCAGGCACCCGGATCGTCTCGCAGGCCGGCGCCGAGAACGGCAAACGGATCGGGGACGTGTCCGACGGCGACTGGGTCGCCTTCGATCCGATGAGCCTGGAGGGCATCGCGACCGTCGGCTACACGCTCTCCTCGCCGTACGGCGTGGGCGCGATCGAACTGCGCGCGGACGCCCCCGACGGAGACCTGCTCGCCACCACACCCGTCCCCAACACCGGCGGCTGGGACACCTATCAGGCGACCACGGCCGTCCCGGTCAAGGAACTGGCGGGCACCCACAAGCTCTATGTGGTCTTCACGTCCCCGCAGAACAACTCGTTCGACGTGGACGCGGTCGACTTCAGGAGCCCCTGA
- a CDS encoding ABC transporter substrate-binding protein: MSTRLTRHSLLPLTALLGAALLAGCTSDAPPDKPAASGSGGGAGTGAQSKFFDRTEYDRQIALGKETAEGPADKPWEQMLRPELVDTASYKKDTGSVHLCFSNAGVFNPWRQVGLKNMRAEVGLHKEITDFTVLDAQGKDDKQISDIQELTGKGCDALIVSPNTTATLTPAVEQACAKLPVIVFDRGVESDCAVTFVNPVGGYGYGAVAADFLVEKVKPKGKILALRISPGVDVLETRWSAAKVAFDESGLDVVDVKFTDGDPARTKSIVADALTRHGDIDGVWMDSGATAVAAVEAFEDAGKDVPPITGEDQQDFLQAWKEKKLTAIAPSYPTFQWRTPVIAALRILNGQQVPKEWKLPQPTVTEETLDQYLQPGMPPLHYAMCGCENLPGFPEKWGGTK; encoded by the coding sequence ATGAGTACCCGACTGACCCGACACTCCCTGCTCCCGCTCACCGCCCTGCTCGGCGCCGCGCTCCTCGCCGGCTGTACGAGCGACGCGCCACCGGACAAGCCCGCCGCCTCCGGGAGCGGCGGCGGTGCCGGCACCGGTGCGCAGTCGAAGTTCTTCGACCGGACCGAGTACGACCGGCAGATCGCACTCGGCAAGGAGACCGCCGAGGGTCCCGCGGACAAGCCGTGGGAGCAGATGCTCCGGCCGGAGCTCGTCGACACGGCCTCGTACAAGAAGGACACCGGCTCCGTCCACCTCTGCTTCTCCAACGCCGGAGTGTTCAACCCCTGGCGTCAGGTGGGCCTGAAGAACATGCGGGCCGAGGTCGGCCTGCACAAGGAGATCACCGACTTCACCGTCCTGGACGCGCAGGGCAAGGACGACAAGCAGATCTCCGACATCCAGGAGCTCACCGGCAAGGGCTGCGACGCCCTGATCGTCTCCCCGAACACCACGGCGACCCTCACCCCGGCGGTCGAGCAGGCGTGCGCGAAACTGCCCGTCATCGTCTTCGACCGGGGTGTGGAGAGCGACTGCGCGGTCACCTTCGTCAATCCGGTCGGCGGGTACGGATACGGGGCGGTCGCCGCGGACTTCCTCGTCGAGAAGGTCAAGCCGAAGGGGAAGATCCTTGCCCTGCGGATCTCGCCCGGCGTCGATGTTCTGGAGACCCGCTGGTCCGCGGCGAAGGTCGCCTTCGACGAGAGCGGACTCGACGTCGTCGACGTGAAGTTCACCGACGGCGACCCGGCCAGGACCAAGTCGATCGTCGCCGACGCCCTGACCCGGCACGGCGACATCGACGGTGTCTGGATGGACTCCGGCGCGACCGCCGTCGCCGCCGTCGAGGCGTTCGAGGACGCGGGCAAGGACGTACCGCCCATCACCGGTGAGGACCAGCAGGACTTCCTCCAGGCATGGAAGGAGAAGAAGCTCACCGCGATCGCGCCGTCCTACCCCACCTTCCAGTGGCGTACGCCCGTCATCGCGGCGCTGAGGATTCTGAACGGTCAACAGGTCCCCAAGGAGTGGAAGCTGCCGCAGCCCACGGTCACCGAGGAGACCCTCGACCAGTACCTGCAGCCCGGCATGCCGCCCCTGCACTACGCGATGTGCGGCTGCGAGAACCTGCCCGGCTTCCCGGAGAAGTGGGGAGGCACGAAGTGA
- the rpmG gene encoding 50S ribosomal protein L33, with protein MARSETRPVVTLRSTAGTGQTYVTRKSRRNTPDRLELRKYDPAAGQHVVFREAR; from the coding sequence ATGGCACGCAGTGAGACCAGGCCCGTCGTCACCCTCCGGTCGACCGCCGGAACGGGGCAGACCTATGTGACCCGTAAGAGCCGCCGCAACACCCCGGACCGGCTGGAGCTGCGCAAGTACGACCCGGCCGCGGGGCAGCACGTCGTGTTCCGCGAGGCCCGCTGA
- a CDS encoding aminoglycoside phosphotransferase family protein → MYTASSSVSAPPRPLRPMGAGGGPYLDPHAAPAPGLGRIRRPAGLGTQPLSGRIDLSGPQGAQLRMAIASVHRICPEFNPVQVLRRSGRSVLIVGTTGRTTAVAKCLLDHSPAWTERFRHEIAAYRAFVRHRPPVRAPRLIAADPENCTLVIERMPGRVAALTRHPVEAPPRADVRAALGAINRVNSWRPPAGLFEAPLDYASRIARYHELGLFTDRDLGDLQKLLHGLAHAGGKQGMGQFCHGDALLSNILLSPTGPVLVDWEHAGWYLPGYDLATLWAVLGDAPVARRQISQLAQVNGPAARDAFLVNLMLVLTREIRTYETAVQRTMREAPPVGGGQDRPGALSSGEEQRLLLRRLHDDCAMARRAVRAAVGTR, encoded by the coding sequence ATGTACACAGCATCGTCCTCCGTGTCCGCCCCGCCCCGCCCGCTCCGTCCCATGGGGGCGGGTGGCGGACCGTATCTCGACCCCCATGCCGCACCGGCGCCCGGCCTGGGTCGGATCCGGCGTCCGGCGGGGCTGGGTACGCAACCGCTCAGCGGAAGAATCGACTTGTCCGGTCCCCAGGGCGCGCAGCTGAGGATGGCCATCGCCTCGGTGCACCGCATCTGCCCCGAGTTCAACCCGGTACAGGTGCTGCGGCGCAGCGGCCGTTCGGTGCTGATCGTCGGCACGACCGGGCGCACCACCGCGGTGGCCAAGTGTTTACTGGACCACTCCCCCGCGTGGACGGAGCGGTTCCGGCACGAAATAGCTGCCTACCGCGCCTTCGTCCGTCATCGCCCACCGGTGCGGGCACCCCGGCTCATCGCCGCGGACCCGGAGAACTGCACGCTGGTGATCGAGCGCATGCCGGGACGGGTCGCGGCTCTGACGAGGCATCCGGTGGAGGCCCCGCCGAGGGCCGATGTGCGGGCGGCTCTCGGTGCGATCAACCGGGTCAACAGCTGGCGACCGCCGGCGGGCCTGTTCGAGGCACCGCTGGACTACGCCTCCCGGATCGCCCGCTATCACGAGTTGGGCCTCTTCACCGACCGTGACCTGGGTGATCTACAGAAGCTGCTGCACGGTCTGGCCCATGCGGGCGGCAAGCAGGGCATGGGCCAGTTCTGCCACGGCGACGCGCTCCTGTCGAACATCCTGCTGTCGCCCACCGGCCCCGTGCTCGTCGACTGGGAGCACGCCGGCTGGTATCTGCCGGGGTACGACCTGGCGACACTGTGGGCGGTGCTCGGTGACGCCCCGGTGGCGCGGCGCCAGATCAGTCAGCTGGCCCAGGTCAACGGCCCGGCGGCGCGTGACGCGTTCCTGGTGAACCTCATGCTCGTCCTGACGCGGGAGATCCGTACGTACGAGACCGCCGTGCAGCGGACCATGCGGGAGGCGCCGCCGGTGGGCGGCGGCCAGGACAGGCCGGGCGCTCTCTCCTCGGGCGAGGAGCAGCGGCTGCTGCTGCGCAGGCTGCACGACGACTGCGCGATGGCACGCCGGGCCGTGCGTGCCGCCGTGGGAACCCGCTGA
- a CDS encoding PP2C family protein-serine/threonine phosphatase → MPSHLFADRPAPQPPERDAVDALIHRTRRLRGDVDAVRRDAVVTDEDDPQLRWQRALCDLAVHHLDDLDGHLGQLREGLSAQAAAEPQRAPVQETSGDAQTGSLLSRVGSAEWNLLTDEVSWSEELYEIFGRTPESGPLSLDELPSALLPEDQPLLTSMVTACLVDGKPIDGEFRILRNNGHMRTLHMMGEPVLDADGCTASMWAVLRDVSELRRSQRVVGRTRDSVRREQDMARTEHRMAVEMQEAVLPPWRGSLRLPRQGPGALDVAGHYLPSESSALIGGDWYDALELPDGRTLLTVGDLTGHGIPATTAMAMLLGALRGMAVAGIEPGALMGHLNQLLESTVQPALGSAVCCRFDPTTGSLAWAQAGHPAPLLFRDGTGRPLSRPDGVLLGAASGVAYEQDEVGLLPGDVLLLHTDGLTRRRDRGAGPEALLGLAPRFAQARTAQDCVRAVVEEFGGTERLDDACVMVARVGA, encoded by the coding sequence ATGCCGTCCCATCTGTTCGCGGACCGCCCCGCCCCACAGCCTCCTGAGCGAGATGCCGTCGACGCGTTGATCCATCGCACCCGTCGGCTGCGCGGAGATGTGGACGCCGTGCGGCGGGACGCCGTCGTGACCGACGAGGACGACCCCCAGCTGCGCTGGCAGCGCGCGCTCTGCGATCTCGCGGTCCACCATCTCGATGACCTCGACGGACACCTGGGACAGCTCAGGGAAGGGCTGTCGGCGCAGGCCGCCGCGGAGCCGCAGCGGGCACCCGTACAGGAGACCTCCGGCGACGCGCAGACCGGCTCGCTCCTCAGCCGGGTCGGCAGCGCCGAATGGAATCTGCTGACCGACGAGGTCAGCTGGTCCGAGGAGCTGTACGAGATCTTCGGCAGGACCCCCGAGTCGGGCCCCCTGTCGCTCGACGAGCTGCCGTCCGCCCTCCTCCCCGAGGACCAGCCGCTCCTGACGTCGATGGTGACCGCCTGCCTGGTCGACGGAAAACCGATAGACGGCGAGTTCCGCATCCTGCGGAACAACGGCCATATGCGGACGCTGCACATGATGGGCGAACCCGTACTCGACGCGGACGGATGCACCGCCTCCATGTGGGCGGTCCTGCGTGACGTCAGTGAGCTGCGGCGCAGTCAGCGTGTCGTGGGGCGGACCCGCGACTCGGTGCGCCGCGAGCAGGACATGGCACGGACCGAACACCGGATGGCCGTCGAGATGCAGGAGGCCGTGCTTCCGCCGTGGCGCGGTTCGCTCCGCCTCCCGCGCCAGGGGCCGGGCGCGCTGGACGTCGCGGGCCACTACCTTCCGTCGGAGTCGAGCGCGCTGATCGGCGGCGACTGGTACGACGCGCTGGAACTGCCGGACGGCAGGACCCTGCTCACGGTCGGCGATCTCACCGGCCACGGCATCCCGGCCACGACGGCCATGGCGATGCTCCTCGGCGCACTGCGCGGCATGGCTGTGGCCGGGATCGAGCCCGGGGCCCTGATGGGCCATCTCAACCAGCTGCTCGAATCGACGGTGCAGCCGGCTCTGGGCAGCGCCGTGTGCTGCCGCTTCGATCCCACGACCGGCAGCCTCGCCTGGGCGCAGGCCGGGCACCCCGCGCCCTTGCTGTTCCGCGACGGAACGGGGCGTCCCCTGTCCCGGCCCGACGGCGTACTCCTCGGTGCGGCTTCCGGAGTCGCCTACGAGCAGGACGAGGTAGGCCTGCTGCCCGGAGACGTGCTGCTCCTGCACACGGACGGGCTGACACGTCGCAGGGACCGGGGTGCGGGCCCGGAGGCACTGCTCGGTCTGGCGCCGCGCTTCGCACAGGCCCGCACGGCGCAGGACTGTGTGAGAGCCGTTGTCGAGGAGTTCGGCGGGACCGAACGCCTGGACGACGCGTGTGTGATGGTTGCCCGCGTCGGAGCGTGA